The following are encoded together in the Triticum dicoccoides isolate Atlit2015 ecotype Zavitan chromosome 6B, WEW_v2.0, whole genome shotgun sequence genome:
- the LOC119326247 gene encoding uncharacterized protein LOC119326247 translates to MTSSGSVPLQSAALRQSHGAAITWSATSRNSVGVWALLPCSPATVPVQSMNKVVKLKSSRCGAPFQRAHHAVLLSMACSAPQPRPMRVQFAPLLVEVQLTRCCSAPGRFSSPQEPGVLSSCLTLLTFYLFRSGHRRLAYSAAISIPIPPRVCSSSLCSLCAHPQPRRHLPYDGDSDHSCSGPEAPSSRTAPTGEPVETGSRPLHRRAVNAALLEV, encoded by the exons ATGACTTCCAGCGGCAGCGTGCCGTTGCAGTCCGCCGCCCTTAGACAGTCCCACGGAGCAGCT ATCACTTGGTCCGCAACGTCTCGGAACAGCGTCGGGGTATGGGCGCTCCTTCCCTGCAGCCCGGCGACCGTACCTGTGCAGTCCATGAACAAGGTCGtcaagttgaagagcagccggtgTGGAGCCCCTTTCCAACGAGCACATCATGCAGTGCTGTTGAGCATGGCGTGCAGTGCACCTCAACCGCGGCCCATGCGGGTGCAGTTCGCTCCACTTCTCGTCGAGGTTCAGCTCACCCGGTGTTGCAGTGCACCTGGGAGGTTTTCTTCTCCTCAAGAGCCTGGAGTTCTGTCGTCTTGCCTCACCCTGCTCACCTTCTACCTCTTCAGAAGCGGGCATCGGCGGCTGGCCTACAGCGCAGCCATTTCCATCCCCATCCCGCCCCGTGTGTGctcatcatctctttgttctttgtgcgcTCATCCTCAACCACGACGGCATTTGCCCTACGATGGGGACTCCGATCACAGTTGCAGTGGGCCCGAGGCCCCATCATCGCGTACTGCACCAACCGGCGAGCCAGTGGAGACAGGCTCCCGACCTCTCCATCGACGAGCAGTCAACGCCGCGCTGCTTGAAGTGTGA